From the genome of Papaver somniferum cultivar HN1 chromosome 2, ASM357369v1, whole genome shotgun sequence, one region includes:
- the LOC113349337 gene encoding PRA1 family protein F3-like, protein MTTYGTIPSGSGSVEFISRAKEQIKSGLGTRRPWKQMFFWEAFGLPHGFMEVISRIKTNTAYFRMNYALIVLGILFLSLLWHPISMIIFIAIMAAWIFLYFLRDEPLMIFNNMINDRIVLIVLSVVTIIGLMFTGVIPNVFSAVGIGAVFVLAHGAMRKTDDLFVDDEEAAHGFT, encoded by the coding sequence ATGACAACCTATGGAACAATACCGTCAGGATCAGGGAGTGTAGAATTCATTTCCAGGGCCAAGGAACAGATCAAGTCAGGTCTAGGAACAAGAAGACCATGGAAACAAATGTTTTTTTGGGAAGCTTTTGGTTTACCACATGGTTTCATGGAAGTTATCTCACGGATCAAAACAAACACGGCATATTTCCGTATGAATTACGCACTTATCGTGTTAGGAATTCTGTTTTTGAGTTTACTTTGGCATCCAATATCTATGATCATATTTATAGCTATTATGGCTGCCTGGATTTTTCTCTACTTCTTACGTGACGAACCGTTAATGATATTCAACAATATGATTAACGACCGTATCGTCTTGATCGTGCTTTCTGTTGTCACAATTATTGGGTTGATGTTCACCGGTGTAATTCCGAATGTTTTCTCGGCGGTTGGGATTGGAGCTGTGTTTGTTTTAGCTCATGGTGCAATGAGGAAGACTGATGATttatttgttgatgatgaagaagctgCTCATGGATTTACTTAG